ctgagtaattctgattcctgaacagtaaactttgaagtgtcagctttgtgaacattatGTATCTAGTAAGAAAGACTCCTAAGCAGCAACCTTTTAAGTTTGGTTATGTCATTTGTGTCTCCATGCTGAAAATGAGTGGTGACAAGTAAGgggttaaattgtgttccgaagacgaatgaagtttttacaggtttggaacaacacggggGTAGGTAAGTGATTAGTGACacaattttggggtgaagtatccctttaatatcacTACTTTGAGTTGCGGACAATTGACACCGTTTCGTGTTTGCTTCAAGACAGTCGAGAATTGATTTCCACTTAAAACTTGAGCTCAGTGATTTgagttgtatttaaaacaaaagccgcaagtaatccacataactttatatattctgaatgtcgggaaccaaactactgtttggaagacaagttaaaaaaaataaaataaataataataaggggAGCCTTGTGCCGCCCCAGGTTAGCAACTGGAGGAAGGATTAAGGAATGCACAAACTTACAAAAGGTTGTGGAACCTTGGTTTAATAGTGAGAGGggaaagaataaaaacactgGGAAGAGGCATGTAATCCCGCATTCTGCCGAACCAAAACAATACCAATAGACAAAAAGACACCTAAGGGTTctgaaaagtttattaaaaacactagatttacatgaccagagtaacttctccactagaaaccacagtctgctcccCAGAGACAGCCTTGATACGAGTGTCTCTTCCTGAAAGAGAGATGTTCAAAGTGAGAATGCACTTCTAAAATGCCCAGTTCCTCTTGTCAAGAGCAAGAACTCACGTTTCCTGGTGCAGCTTTGCTCACAAGAGCcagatgatggatggcacacctctgtagtgcagtggatgaagatctgacagggaAGAAAGAGGCTCAAGTCATCGAATCCACAAGTAGTAAATATACAGATGTTCAAGTAAAGGGGGGCATACGGTTTCCTGCAGAGCAGCCAGTGAGGctggatctacaaatgtgaacatcttcacaacaaagcgcttgtagtgggttgggaactgaagaccagacgatccagtcactggaaccagtgtggtcagatagcggtcgtcctggtaagggcatctgaaaacaagagaaaaaaaaagttagaaaggGTCTCCCAGCAGACTAACTGGATAAAGATTGGCTGTACACTCACCCGTCgatcagaaggtcccactgggggagACTGAGTGGACTGGGGGTTGAAGTCGTCCAACAACGTCCCAGCgtcaggacaatgttggggtcggtcctctccataatgtgcacctcaacatacacaggctctcgcaggacttttgtgatgggataatcagcgTCACTGTAAtaggacgtgtaggcctcatcccctgaggaacaacactggggtttaaccagactccagtttgaaaggctttaggcagacacaggacaagaccttaccttcagcacagcctttggtgacgcattggccattggccagtctgagctccaccctgagaggtccaggagcagctactggtggaggtggaggaacggagttgacctccacaaccagagcttccactGAAGTTCCTGAAtatctacactggaagagaaacctGGACGACACACAGCGAGCTTGTAGCATTTATCAGGGATTAATGGTCACACCAAGACATGGATCACCTACTCaaaatgactgtcccttgtgatagaaccatatggtccaatccccacttcatacgaGGAGGTCATTCGGTTTTCATACACCACATATCCGCTGTCCTCCTGTGAATAGGAACAGTGTCAGCATCCAGTCCATCACAAGcaaatgcagaataaaaccagtagcagctgctcaccatcacgctcgtgccacatgcggtcacagggaactggtatatagcaaaggaaggtgtagaccccacaggagcacaaggtgggtcatttccacccagtagatgaaccgtatccagactcagtcgaggcagaGTAACATCTCTagacaccactaccacaaactgaccatctctaataCACTGGACGGTGTGTGCGCTGACAGAGACCGGATTCGCCCGTGTCTTGTCCATCATAACGGTGCATCATATGCCGCCCCGTCCTACCCATGATGCATTTCCTGTACACTTCCGTGTTGATATCTgaccacaacaacacagagaaacctctgtacccatgaaatatccaaataataaacacacGATTACGTTAGTTAATGGTTGGTATGCGATTTTCTTGAGATTTGGGgcgtttttataacaatattaaaaatgtacatctgaaatgctaacttgtgcagcgatgtaaaaggctataaatagcaaaTTCCACATGTGATCGCAAAAGGAGGTTATTACAAACCTCAGtcagggtttaaagtgagttttgagtaaaagtgtactaataattttataaatagtcttatgtagcttgatgctaacgttaggtctaatgcagctacatagcaggtgcagttcttcttcataatgcattttgtaatagttttgtcaaaggttgtaagaaaatgttttgttgtatttttatagtaaggctTTTGATAACAGTGGGGTAAATGTATACTGGAAGTGAAGCGATGTGGCTTGGTAAACCTTGAAATACCAGAACAAAGGCTAAAAGTagcgaaataaaaacaaaagaatgatgATAAATGAAGAATGAGGATTTTGTGTCATACCTGGCCGATGTGTGAAAGGCTCGTTTCGgaagaacaatagaatcatgaatggggcagTTTTGCCGGTCCAAACAAGAGATAATCAGGAGTCATAAATCAATTTTGTTAGCCTTTTatgagccttctctaaaaacacacatgacatggtcttagaaaaggtttcataaaattcacactttgtgagatcatattctgaaataaagtattagtagacttgtggctttagcttcaTTATGTATCTAAAATCATATCCTACATCATTTAATACACTTcaataggtttttaatatttttattgacatGTTTGAGCTTATCTCGATTATAACagtctgagtaattctgattcctgaacagtaaactttgaagtgtcagctttgtgaacattatGTATCTAGTAAGAAAGACTCCTAAGCAGCAACCTTTTAATTTTGGTTATGTCATTTGTGTCTCCATGCTGAAAATGAGTGGTGACAAGTAAGgggttaaattgtgttccgaagacgaatgaagtttttacaggtttggaacaacacggggGTAGGTAAGTGATTAGTGACacaattttggggtgaagtatccctttaatatcacTACTTTGATTTGCGGATAATTGACACCGTTTCGTGTTTGCTTCAAGACAGTCGAGAATTGATTTCCACTTAAAACTTGAGCTCAGCGATTTgagttgtatttaaaacaaaagccgcaagtaatccacataactttatatattctgaatgtcgggaaccaaactactgtttggaagacaagttaaaaaaaaataaaataaataataataaggggAGCCTTGTGCCGCCCCAGGTTAGCAACTGGAGGAAGGATTAAGGAATGCACAAACTTACAAAAGGTTGTGGAACCTTGGTTTAATAGTGAGAGGggaaagaataaaaacactgGGAAGAGGCATGTAATCCCGCATTCTGCCGAACCAAAACAATACCAATAGACAAAAAGACACCTAAGGGTTctgaaaagtttattaaaaacactagatttacatgaccagagtaacttctccactagaaaccacagtctgctcccCAGAGACAGCCTTGATACGAGTGTCTCTTCCTGAAAGAGAGATGTTCAAAGTGAGAATGCACTTCTAAAATGCCCAGTTCCTCTTGTCAAGAGCAAGAACTCACGTTTCCTGGTGCAGCTTTGCTCACAAGAGCcagatgatggatggcacacctctgtagtgcagtggatgaagatctgacagggaAGAAAGAGGCTCAAGTCATCGAATCCACAAGTAGTAAATATACAGATGTTCAAGTAAAGGGGGGCATACGGTTTCCTGCAGAGCAGCCAGTGAGGctggatctacaaatgtgaacatcttcacaacaaagcgcttgtagtgggttgggaactgaagaccagacgatccagtcactggaaccagtgtggtcagatagcggtcgtcctggtaagggcatctgaaaacaagagaaaaaaaaagttagaaaggGTCTCCCAGCAGACTAACTGGATAAAGATTGGCTGTACACTCACCCGTCgatcagaaggtcccactgggggagACTGAGTGGACTGGGGGTTGAAGTCGTCCAACAACGTCCCAGCgtcaggacaatgttggggtcggtcctctccataatgtgcacctcaacatacacaggctctcgcaggacttttgtgatgggataatcagcgTCACTGTAAtaggacgtgtaggcctcatcccctgaggaacaacactggggtttaaccagactccagtttgaaaggctttaggcagacacaggacaagaccttaccttcagcacagcctttggtgacgcattggccattggccagtctgagctccaccctgagaggtccaggagcagctactggtggaggtggaggaacggagttgacctccacaaccagagcttccactGAAGTTCCTGAAtatctacactggaagagaaacctGGACGACACACAGCGAGCTTGTAGCATTTATCAGGGATTAATGGTCACACCAAGACATGGATCACCTACTCaaaatgactgtcccttgtgatagaaccatatggtccaatccccacttcatacgaGGAGGTCATTCGGTTTTCATACACCACATATCCGCTGTCCTCCTGTGAATAGGAACAGTGTCAGCATCCAGTCCATCACAAGcaaatgcagaataaaaccagtagcagctgctcaccatcacgctcgtgccacatgcggtcacagggaactggtatatagcaaaggaaggtgtagaccccacaggagcacaaggtgggtcatttccacccagtagatgaaccgtatccagactcagtcgaggcagaGTAACATCTCTagacaccactaccacaaactgaccatctctaataCACTGGATGGTCACTAGAACAAGGTACAAGAGCAGGTTAAATTCAGAGAATCAGTTTGACACGAACGGAATAAGATTGGGAACACTTACCCGCCCTTCCATAGAAACACTGCTGTCCGttaaagcagcagtt
This genomic window from Carassius auratus strain Wakin unplaced genomic scaffold, ASM336829v1 scaf_tig00217445, whole genome shotgun sequence contains:
- the LOC113101001 gene encoding zona pellucida sperm-binding protein 4-like, with translation MMDKTRANPVSVSAHTVQCIRDGQFVVVVSRDVTLPRLSLDTVHLLGGNDPPCAPVGSTPSFAIYQFPVTACGTSVMEDSGYVVYENRMTSSYEVGIGPYGSITRDSHFEFLFQCRYSGTSVEALVVEVNSVPPPPPVAAPGPLRVELRLANGQCVTKGCAEGDEAYTSYYSDADYPITKVLREPVYVEVHIMERTDPNIVLTLGRCWTTSTPSPLSLPQWDLLIDGCPYQDDRYLTTLVPVTGSSGLQFPTHYKRFVVKMFTFVDPASLAALQETIFIHCTTEVCHPSSGSCEQSCTRKRRDTRIKAVSGEQTVVSSGEVTLVM
- the LOC113101002 gene encoding zona pellucida sperm-binding protein 4, with translation MQQTDQQFQLQQTDQQFQLQKPLVWSPVTKPQYPLQKPVQPLTNQQFPLRKPVQQLTKPQFPIQKPVQHLPNPQFPLQKPVQQLTKPQYPLQKPVQPLTNQQFPLRKPVQQLTNQQFPIQKPVQHLPNPQFPLQKPVQQLTKPQFPIQKPVKQQFQKPVVQAEPFDKCVAVADSEQIQCGLPGISGAECEAINCCFNGQQCFYGRAVTIQCIRDGQFVVVVSRDVTLPRLSLDTVHLLGGNDPPCAPVGSTPSFAIYQFPVTACGTSVMEDSGYVVYENRMTSSYEVGIGPYGSITRDSHFEFLFQCRYSGTSVEALVVEVNSVPPPPPVAAPGPLRVELRLANGQCVTKGCAEGDEAYTSYYSDADYPITKVLREPVYVEVHIMERTDPNIVLTLGRCWTTSTPSPLSLPQWDLLIDGCPYQDDRYLTTLVPVTGSSGLQFPTHYKRFVVKMFTFVDPASLAALQETIFIHCTTEVCHPSSGSCEQSCTRKRRDTRIKAVSGEQTVVSSGEVTLVM